The genomic segment ACCACATTTGGTAAAGTGAAGTACATGACACAATTCTTTTTAGGCAtaatacctctttttgtccctttttataagggaaatgtttaagttcgtcctaccttttttaaaaagttcaatatgatcccaagttgtgaaaaaagtgtccaatttaatcctttttggtcacggcgttaaatatttaacgatgaAACTGCTCCTCTAGACTAAACTTGATGAGCTgttcattttttctcttaagTGACATGGTGACGTGccaattttgaatttaaaaaaagaaattgcttgacacatcatcttcttcttccacctccGCCAATCTTgaatttagggtttcttctcTCACATCCTTGGAGAGGTACCTGAGGTCCTCTGACAAACCATTTGCAGGGAGGATTTTCTTCTTGCCAATTCTGTCAGGACCCACAAACAATACATGATTTTCTTCTTGCCTCTGATTTGAGTTCAATATCTGATTTCTCAGTTTCTTTCAACATTTGTGCTACTTCTCGCTCGCAGTTCTGCATACATTGCGGACAACAAATTGATACAGCATCAGGATCTACGTTCTCAAAGGCACGCCTCAATGGAGAAATCGTTGTAGTTGGCAAGGTCTTTAACGGGGATAAAGACCGGTGAAACGAAATCGAAAAAAGAACAGAAACAAAACAGAGTTAACATATCAGATAAGATTCATTTACCAACTACAATCCCAAGTTTAATCAATTCCATGAAAGAAAATGCTTTATCTCCATTCCATTAAACACGAAACACTAATCTTTATCATTTAATCTGATCTTGCTATGGAATAACCAGGGAAATAAGATTTTGGAGAGAGATCATCGGAGTTGGAGTGGAAATGGAGGTGGGAGCCGGCGGAATCGGAGTGGGAGGGAGAGGCGTGCTTGGAAAGCTGGTGGGTTTTGTAGGGAGGAGAGGGAGAAGGGGAGGAAGAAGGAGACGACGGCACATGACTCTAAGTGTCGTGGTGGACAAAGGAGTGGAgggaagaaaccctaaattcACAGTTGGTGGAGGTGGAAGATGAACCTGATGTGGACTTTAATGAAAATCACAAGTTTATCCCTTATGCAGCCACGTTATAAACCTAAACAGCCACGTTACACAGATCAGTCCATGCTGTCAGatggatcgttaaatatttaacgccgtgaccaaaaaggattaaattagacacttttttcacaacttgggaccatattgaactttttaaaaaagataggacgaacttgaacattttctttataaagagggacaaaaagaaGTATTAAGCCTTCTTTTTATAAAAGCGTATATTGTTAATAAGTAACGTTAATAATTCTAATGTAGTAAGTAACTGTTACTTTAGTAGAACAAAAATTTcaaacctaaaataaaaaaataaaaaataaaaaactacttGACAGTGTATTGAGAAAGATTACAATAATTAgcttcattattaattttaaaaatgtataattctCGTAAagtaattcaaaaaattatttttaaagttccATATAAGGACGACAAAACTATTCATTTGTATAACCATTTGATCTGATTCATCCACAAGAAAATACATCCAAtctatttattacaaaaatatacagaaaatatatattaaattcattaattgaattttatagatgattaatgttttatcaattatttatcaaaatccaATACGTAACAGTATTTAGTGGAGTAGAGACTAGTGATCCAATTTCAATCAAGACAATGGGAAAACTCAAATTGCTCAATTTTCATCAGTATTTTAATTGCTTGTTGGGCAATGAttaaaggtgaaaaaaaaataatagccCTTTTTTCGAAAGTTCTCACAGCAAATTGCGAAAGATAAGTGATAGTTTTCTTAAATTAAGTTGTTAGGATTCCGGACAGTGCCTATTCACATTTTTATCTGATAAAAAAGAATTCACTCGCTACTCGACTCGTTATTTGTATggatatttgtttaaaaaatacttgCAAATATTCTAAAATCCACGGATATTTGTAGATACATGtggatacccgcaaatatttaaaaaaatatatttttataaaatattataataaaacttaaataaaattacaaaaaatatataaaatataatatatattaaattaaatataaattaaaatttaattttaattatatttaaatttataaaatataaattaatgttaattttaattaaatttaacttgataaaatataaattaaacttttatttttattttttgcagaTCGTGGATATCCGCAagtacggatagtataataccgcACCCGACTCATTTATAAACGGGTATTAAAAAATTCGCTACTTACGGGTACCAACTATGTGTCACGAATTTTATCCGCGGATGCGAATTTTCTTATCATCCCTAGTTAGCACGCACTAAAACAGAGACGAGAATAAAAACTTTTGAGGATGAAAGagactagtttttttttttttacagaagAAAGAGAGATTCAACAGCTGGATGGTGCAAACTTCCATTAGCACAAGGTGAGAAAGTGATGTCAACTTAATGGAACAAAGAAAGTTGTGATATAATTATGTTCCTGAATTTATCTTTCATAAACTGACCATCcatatactaataaaaatagtaataatatttaatcatttcCTTTTGGTTAGGTGGATTTTGGTGCCTCTCATTTCAAGTACATTTTAGCAACACGGATTTCACTTAATGGTATACAATTTTTAGATGAACCAGGAAATGTTGCAACTGCAGAAGAAATATAGGAACATATTCCACAGAATCTACTGATAAAAAAGGAAACAGTGCAGAGTTGGGAACAAAAAGCACAAGGGAAGGGAGAAGAAATTAAGAGCACAGgttagaaatataaatataagcaCAAGATGTTCGCAGAGATTAATTTTTGGCCTCtagatatttgaataaaaatgttgaaaatatgGTTAAAAACAATGATGCACTGCAGAAAGAATCTATTTTCCATCTTAGTTCTCTAGCCTAGATATTCCAACCAAGAAGAAATAACAATTTCCAAGAAATGGAAAAGGCTACGTTCATTCCATGGAATAAAATCTTTTGCATTACTTTGCATATCGGAGACACATCATTCAACGGCCTTAGTTTTAACTTCTACCTATGCATATCTGACATCTGCCACTCGGAAACTTCAAAACACCTTGAATCTGCTTTTCTTAATCACAGGTCCCTCTAACTCCACTATATACCTCAGACATAGAATATTTTTCACTTCgcataaaagacaaaaagtatAGCTCAATAAGTAATAGTAGACTACCAATACaagtaataaattataactcCTTAAGATGTTGAATTTGTTGTATGTAACTATATgttaagataaaaagaaataaaataattcatcagAGTCATGGTATCATAGTGATGTTAGAGTTTATCTTAACaaagtttattatttgtttgatttattATTCCACCTATTTTCGAGACTTACATAAATATAGTTTCATGTTCGAAATGTATCTTCAACATAAGTCGTATAAGAGatttatattgattaaagataaaacaaattacaaTGTACAAAGTACATGCAAATCTTATCATACAAAccgattttataaaattgaattagacttaaaattgtttttgatCATAACGAACTTTGGAGACAGTTCTAAATTTCTTGTGCTCTCTAAATTGCTTAAGAATTAGTTGTGGGATAATATGATATACTTAAACTAATTTAGAACATTTTGAAAGACAAAGCAgatacattttagtttttaaatttgctTAGCAAGAGAAGACTTACTCTGAGTGGAACTATAAAGAAGTTAGGGTGTAGGTGAAAGTACTGCTGCCACTAGTGTTTTAAATTAGTGTTGTGGTAGAGGTTATGTTGCAATGTTTGATGCTGTGGAAAATTGCAAACAAATAGAATTGATGTGATCACAAGCGAGATGTGGATGTAGAGAGCAGTTTAAAACAATGGTGACGACTAATTACTTTCTGTGATGACTATATACTTATGCGTATTACTGCAATATGTGATCGAATCAGCCATCAACTTTCCAGGTCAGTTAAAAGTTGACgcaagtatgaaagaataatatGAGAAAAGATCTTGCATGTGTATAAATAAGTCTAAATGTTTGCATCCCAAGTTCACAAATATTCAGGGAGACCTAAGTTTAGTGCAACATTCTTAAGCTATGTCTAACAATGAACTTGCATCTGGGATGATTTATGTGAAATTCAGGCCTCACCTTCTTATGTTATTCATTCAGATGCTTCTTTCGTTTCTCTATTTCCTTGTAGAGGCTTCACTAAGCAAAGGGATGAACCCTCATGTTTTTGTTACCTATAGGCACGTTATTGGGGGCATAGCTGTGCTTCCTTTTGCTTATGTTCGTGAAAGGTACATCCCATATATGAGACCGATTGTTGTACATGCTCTTGCCTTCAAAAGTTTGTAAGAGTAATGTTAGCTCATAGTTTATACTGCATATAACTATTTATTCCATTGTGGCAACTAGAAAGTTATGTTTAAGCAAACATGTTAGACCTATGACTTTGTATGTTGATTAAAAGAACATACGTCTGATTTCACATTTTCATCTTCGATTGTTACCTATTATTCTTATCTAACTTACTTTGCAGAAAATTATGGCCAAAGTTGACTATGACAATGTTCATTGAGCTATTTTTTCTATCCCTCTTCGGGTACTGTTCTCAAGTCACGTTTTTTTCTTTCAGAGAAATACACAATATACCACCAGTTCAGGAAGAAACTTACATTTATGTTTGTTTTCCTTAATTGTGAAAAACAGGACCAGTCTTACCCTGAACATGTTTTTCGCAAGCTTGAAATATACCACTCCTTCCTTTGATGCATCCATGACTAACACAATCTCATCCCTTACTTTTATACTTGCAGTTGCACTCAGGTGGGTAGAAGAAGttaatattttcaaagattAGTAATATTGTTGTGACTATTTTCACTTTTGGTTTCATGATTCTTGTAAATAGATTAGAGGTTGTTGATGTTAAGAAGCCTCGTGGAGTGGCTAAAGTTTTTGGAACCGTGTTATCTTTGATTGGTGCATTGATAATGACTTTGTATAAAGGGCATACGATACAAAGCTTACGGGGTGCCCCGTTCCACGTCAGAGGCAATTTTGTTCATAATAACTGGATTAAAGGATCACTTTTGGCTGGTGCAAGTTGCATATCATGGTCTTTATGGTTCATACTACaggtatatttatttatcaatgaTCAGGTTATATATTCACAGCATGGCAAACTATGTAGTATTTCATGAAGCAGCTCCAAAGATTAGCATATTTTACAAGGGATTGAAATACACATGCATTAAGATTTCCAAGAGTTTAAAATGTATGCGTGGTTTTTGCTTGACTTGTAGGCAGTCATAGCGAAGAAATATCAAGCACAACTGTCACTAACAGTTTGGATAAATTGCATGGGTGCAGCACAGTCTGCCATCTTCGCTGTAATCGTGGAACATAAGCCTAGAGCATGGCTCATTACATCCACTGTGGAACTCTGTTGCGTTTTTTATGCTGTAAGTAAAAAGATTAAGAGGCTGAAATTGAAAACTGAGATGAATTCT from the Vigna angularis cultivar LongXiaoDou No.4 chromosome 3, ASM1680809v1, whole genome shotgun sequence genome contains:
- the LOC108325691 gene encoding WAT1-related protein At4g08290 isoform X3; this encodes MSNNELASGMIYVKFRPHLLMLFIQMLLSFLYFLVEASLSKGMNPHVFVTYRHVIGGIAVLPFAYVRERKLWPKLTMTMFIELFFLSLFGTSLTLNMFFASLKYTTPSFDASMTNTISSLTFILAVALRLEVVDVKKPRGVAKVFGTVLSLIGALIMTLYKGHTIQSLRGAPFHVRGNFVHNNWIKGSLLAGASCISWSLWFILQAVIAKKYQAQLSLTVWINCMGAAQSAIFAVIVEHKPRAWLITSTVELCCVFYAGAICGGLVIFIQFWTAEQKGPVFVSMFNPLGTILVAILAYFLFGEQLHTGRNL
- the LOC108325691 gene encoding WAT1-related protein At1g43650 isoform X1; translation: MSNNELASGMIYVKFRPHLLMLFIQMLLSFLYFLVEASLSKGMNPHVFVTYRHVIGGIAVLPFAYVRERKLWPKLTMTMFIELFFLSLFGTSLTLNMFFASLKYTTPSFDASMTNTISSLTFILAVALRLEVVDVKKPRGVAKVFGTVLSLIGALIMTLYKGHTIQSLRGAPFHVRGNFVHNNWIKGSLLAGASCISWSLWFILQAVIAKKYQAQLSLTVWINCMGAAQSAIFAVIVEHKPRAWLITSTVELCCVFYAGAICGGLVIFIQFWTAEQKGPVFVSMFNPLGTILVAILAYFLFGEQLHTGSLLGVVFVIIGLYLLLWGKESDRDYNSQESLATDVEQRECRTQIKISAEQEVPQRNVSQDTN
- the LOC108325691 gene encoding WAT1-related protein At4g08290 isoform X2; the protein is MSNNELASGMIYVKFRPHLLMLFIQMLLSFLYFLVEASLSKGMNPHVFVTYRHVIGGIAVLPFAYVRERKLWPKLTMTMFIELFFLSLFGTSLTLNMFFASLKYTTPSFDASMTNTISSLTFILAVALRLEVVDVKKPRGVAKVFGTVLSLIGALIMTLYKGHTIQSLRGAPFHVRGNFVHNNWIKGSLLAGASCISWSLWFILQAVIAKKYQAQLSLTVWINCMGAAQSAIFAVIVEHKPRAWLITSTVELCCVFYAGAICGGLVIFIQFWTAEQKGPVFVSMFNPLGTILVAILAYFLFGEQLHTVYWE
- the LOC108325691 gene encoding WAT1-related protein At3g18200 isoform X4, producing the protein MSNNELASGMIYVKFRPHLLMLFIQMLLSFLYFLVEASLSKGMNPHVFVTYRHVIGGIAVLPFAYVRERLEVVDVKKPRGVAKVFGTVLSLIGALIMTLYKGHTIQSLRGAPFHVRGNFVHNNWIKGSLLAGASCISWSLWFILQAVIAKKYQAQLSLTVWINCMGAAQSAIFAVIVEHKPRAWLITSTVELCCVFYAGAICGGLVIFIQFWTAEQKGPVFVSMFNPLGTILVAILAYFLFGEQLHTGSLLGVVFVIIGLYLLLWGKESDRDYNSQESLATDVEQRECRTQIKISAEQEVPQRNVSQDTN